In Sulfuricurvum sp., the following are encoded in one genomic region:
- a CDS encoding 2Fe-2S iron-sulfur cluster-binding protein: MIHFTINNQPVTAQKGETILQAARKAGFYIPTMCYIEKTTPCASCRLCVVETNVTEGFILSCQTPPTEGLEVTIDSERLKNERTNIMRLYDVNHPLECGVCDKSGACDLQNKTLEFGVSSQHFSAKDQHRHIEHWGLINYDPSLCILCEKCVHVCNEVIGDDAITLQFGGYKSAVVPKNSDKLDCTFCGECIAVCPVGALVSSNFQYTANAWELSQIPATCAHCSAGCSLMYEVKHDSIANGGSSKIYRVTNNFEYATLCGAGRFGFDFDIQSSKDEALFNQTLKAFSEAKAIRFSSLITNEEAMILQRLKEKLGVKLFNEEARAYQSFMSAYSSISGKSAFSGTLDAIKQSDGIIVLGGRISSDNPAIRYAMTTAARHNGAKVVYMHPMEDALLQNIITQNIRYEAGSEEGVMAMLAKTLLESGDLSDELKSYLDGLDDGYLCAESNVGDEEFSRITTTFRRLKRKTLIIGSDVLAHNRASNIAKLCALIEANSDFSLVVVPQNVNTVGVSLICDLDNDEAISPVIGYNASGDFVVGSIGDVDMALPALNSQEGTFVSLNYQLLSTNVAVAFEGYCLNDIACALGVVSKYTIDYTAQLPRSKGFSGAEFDTLGNFYGVLGEDNRGYMLESVESPISGELEEIEDLPEFNGTVAYYCNPINQFNSYTARTSQLEEDTALRGSSQFAAAARLQDGESVQIEGCDQVRTFVLDETLKGTIALVPAYDTAFGAMPKRYRFEKIKLKKMGS, encoded by the coding sequence ATGATACATTTTACAATCAATAACCAACCCGTAACCGCCCAAAAAGGTGAAACAATTCTCCAAGCGGCGCGTAAGGCAGGGTTTTATATCCCGACAATGTGTTACATCGAAAAAACAACACCGTGTGCATCGTGCCGTTTGTGTGTTGTTGAAACCAATGTCACTGAGGGGTTCATCCTCAGCTGTCAAACACCTCCGACCGAAGGGTTAGAGGTAACCATCGATTCTGAACGTTTGAAAAACGAGCGAACTAATATCATGCGTCTTTACGATGTCAATCACCCCTTAGAGTGTGGAGTGTGCGATAAATCGGGAGCGTGTGATCTCCAAAATAAAACATTAGAGTTTGGGGTATCTTCACAACATTTTAGTGCCAAAGACCAGCATCGCCACATTGAGCATTGGGGATTGATTAATTATGACCCTTCATTGTGTATTTTGTGTGAGAAATGTGTTCACGTTTGTAATGAAGTTATCGGAGACGATGCGATTACCTTACAGTTTGGGGGGTATAAATCTGCTGTTGTCCCTAAAAACAGTGACAAACTCGACTGTACTTTCTGTGGAGAGTGTATCGCGGTATGTCCTGTTGGTGCGTTGGTAAGTTCTAATTTCCAATATACTGCCAACGCTTGGGAATTGAGTCAAATCCCTGCTACGTGTGCCCACTGTTCAGCGGGATGTTCGTTGATGTATGAAGTCAAACACGATTCGATTGCCAATGGCGGGAGCTCAAAAATCTACCGTGTTACGAATAACTTTGAATACGCAACGTTGTGTGGGGCGGGACGTTTTGGGTTTGATTTTGACATTCAATCCTCTAAAGATGAAGCCCTATTCAACCAGACACTTAAAGCGTTTAGCGAGGCAAAAGCGATCCGTTTTAGTTCACTCATTACCAACGAAGAGGCGATGATACTGCAACGTCTCAAAGAGAAACTTGGGGTGAAATTGTTCAACGAAGAAGCACGTGCGTATCAATCGTTTATGAGTGCTTACAGCTCTATCAGTGGAAAAAGTGCTTTTAGCGGAACTCTCGATGCGATTAAGCAAAGCGATGGAATTATTGTACTAGGGGGACGAATCAGCAGTGATAATCCTGCCATCCGTTACGCAATGACCACCGCCGCACGCCATAACGGAGCAAAAGTAGTCTATATGCATCCGATGGAAGATGCATTGCTGCAAAATATAATCACCCAAAACATCCGATACGAAGCGGGTTCAGAAGAGGGTGTTATGGCAATGCTCGCAAAAACACTTTTGGAAAGCGGTGATTTGAGTGATGAACTCAAAAGCTATTTGGACGGCTTGGATGATGGATACTTGTGTGCTGAAAGTAATGTCGGTGATGAAGAGTTTAGCCGTATCACAACAACATTCCGACGTTTAAAACGCAAAACACTCATTATTGGTTCAGACGTATTGGCGCATAACCGTGCTTCTAATATCGCAAAACTGTGTGCGCTTATAGAAGCGAATAGCGACTTTTCTTTGGTGGTAGTACCGCAAAACGTCAATACCGTTGGTGTTTCACTCATCTGTGATTTGGACAATGATGAAGCGATCTCCCCTGTAATCGGATATAACGCTTCGGGAGATTTTGTTGTCGGTTCTATCGGGGATGTAGATATGGCTCTTCCGGCACTCAATAGCCAAGAGGGGACGTTTGTAAGTCTCAATTATCAGCTTCTCTCCACCAATGTAGCGGTCGCTTTTGAGGGGTATTGCCTCAATGATATCGCTTGTGCATTAGGTGTTGTGTCGAAGTATACGATTGATTATACGGCTCAACTGCCACGTTCAAAAGGGTTTAGCGGTGCTGAATTTGATACACTGGGCAATTTTTACGGAGTGTTAGGTGAGGATAACCGAGGGTACATGTTGGAGAGTGTAGAATCTCCGATTAGTGGTGAACTCGAAGAGATAGAGGATTTACCGGAATTCAATGGAACGGTTGCCTACTATTGTAATCCTATTAATCAATTCAATAGCTACACGGCACGAACATCTCAACTAGAAGAGGATACGGCGTTGCGTGGATCATCACAATTTGCCGCTGCTGCACGTCTTCAAGATGGTGAGAGTGTTCAAATAGAGGGATGCGACCAAGTACGAACTTTTGTGTTGGATGAAACGTTAAAAGGGACTATTGCTCTTGTGCCTGCTTATGATACGGCATTTGGTGCAATGCCTAAAAGGTATCGGTTTGAAAAAATTAAACTTAAAAAGATGGGGAGTTAA
- a CDS encoding FAD-dependent oxidoreductase, which translates to MSKVYFSTWRGEQINNIGKPEEEWEKSAYNLPEQYNEHAHSKAFIGWDGVALFNPDVDVVRLATEYAAQYQVYSEACGRCAPGRWGGRILYDLLDKIARGEGALSDMEHLKEVSRTMQETSKCEIGKTVPNPLLDLMTHFESEFMACIENQTPSKHYHLEDTSYIAKITAPCMDACPAHVDIPAYIEGVRDLRFDDSLMATRQTMPLAHTCGRVCPHPCETECRRTNLDEPISIMELKRLGADYETDHGFGFFHPSEQKPKIGKKVAVIGAGPAGLTGAYYLALDGIDVDVFEELPVLGGEVAVGVPEYRMPIDKYNQDIEAVRSLGVNFITNTKVTADMMRQYESDYDAVLVATGTRISKKVYCDNERSEIQGYWGAIDFLDKVNLEVKYGIMVPEADQKRHMLDKDYVDLSGKTVVCVGGGFTSMDVVRCSIRANAKKVVMIYRRDERTIINNTTYEEYHEAVEEGVEFIFHSAVAEMRDENNVLKSLLIDRFELVPDPNGGRATLEKIEGASFEMECDYLIPAVSQSADLKLIPEEWEIERTSWATIKTNGKDYMTSRKGIFAAGDCEYGPMTIVNAVGQAKRAASVMSRYVQSGEITLSNDEIMEDHLRKLKVYNKKEKIAGWLPGLPRQHSEVLTVGERRDNNREVKYGFTQEEALAEAERCMRCYYIAMVAH; encoded by the coding sequence GTGAGTAAAGTCTATTTCTCCACATGGCGCGGAGAGCAGATCAACAATATCGGTAAGCCCGAAGAAGAGTGGGAAAAATCAGCCTACAATCTTCCGGAGCAGTATAACGAGCATGCCCATTCCAAAGCGTTTATCGGTTGGGACGGTGTTGCGTTGTTTAACCCCGATGTTGATGTTGTCCGTTTAGCCACTGAATATGCTGCACAGTATCAGGTCTATTCCGAAGCATGCGGTCGTTGTGCACCTGGGCGATGGGGCGGACGTATATTGTACGATTTGCTCGATAAAATCGCTCGCGGTGAGGGTGCGCTTTCTGATATGGAACACCTCAAAGAGGTTTCTCGGACGATGCAAGAGACTTCTAAGTGCGAAATCGGCAAAACGGTTCCTAATCCATTGCTAGATCTTATGACCCACTTTGAGTCTGAGTTCATGGCGTGTATCGAGAACCAAACACCGTCCAAACATTACCATTTGGAAGATACTAGCTACATTGCGAAAATTACCGCACCGTGTATGGATGCTTGTCCTGCACACGTCGATATTCCTGCCTATATCGAGGGTGTTCGCGATTTGCGTTTTGATGATTCGTTGATGGCGACGCGTCAAACAATGCCGCTTGCTCATACGTGTGGACGTGTTTGTCCCCATCCATGTGAGACTGAGTGTCGACGTACCAATCTCGATGAGCCGATTTCAATTATGGAACTTAAACGTTTGGGTGCCGATTACGAGACTGATCACGGTTTTGGGTTTTTTCACCCAAGTGAGCAAAAACCGAAGATTGGTAAAAAAGTGGCGGTTATTGGTGCCGGTCCTGCGGGACTAACGGGGGCGTATTATCTCGCACTCGATGGAATCGATGTGGATGTCTTCGAAGAACTTCCGGTTCTTGGCGGTGAAGTTGCGGTTGGTGTACCGGAATACCGTATGCCGATTGACAAATATAATCAAGACATCGAAGCGGTACGCTCTTTGGGGGTGAACTTTATCACGAATACGAAAGTGACCGCCGATATGATGCGTCAATATGAATCAGATTATGATGCGGTATTGGTCGCCACGGGTACCCGTATTTCGAAAAAAGTCTATTGTGATAACGAACGTTCTGAGATTCAAGGGTACTGGGGAGCAATCGATTTTCTCGATAAAGTGAATCTCGAAGTGAAATACGGCATTATGGTTCCCGAAGCGGATCAAAAAAGACATATGTTGGATAAAGATTATGTCGATTTGAGCGGTAAAACAGTTGTGTGTGTCGGGGGTGGATTTACCTCTATGGACGTAGTTCGCTGTTCAATCCGTGCCAATGCCAAAAAAGTGGTAATGATCTATCGTCGTGATGAGCGAACCATCATCAATAACACCACCTATGAAGAGTATCATGAAGCGGTAGAAGAGGGTGTAGAATTTATTTTCCACTCTGCGGTTGCGGAGATGCGTGATGAGAATAATGTTCTCAAATCGTTGTTGATTGATCGATTTGAACTCGTACCTGATCCTAACGGTGGACGTGCAACGTTGGAAAAAATCGAAGGGGCTAGTTTTGAGATGGAGTGTGATTATCTCATCCCTGCCGTTTCTCAAAGTGCCGATTTGAAACTGATTCCTGAAGAGTGGGAGATTGAACGTACTTCGTGGGCGACGATCAAAACCAACGGTAAAGATTACATGACCTCTCGTAAAGGGATTTTTGCGGCTGGGGATTGTGAGTATGGTCCAATGACCATCGTTAATGCCGTGGGTCAAGCTAAGCGTGCCGCGTCAGTGATGAGTCGTTATGTCCAGAGTGGTGAAATCACATTGTCGAACGATGAGATTATGGAAGATCACTTGCGCAAACTCAAAGTCTATAACAAAAAAGAGAAGATTGCTGGTTGGCTTCCGGGATTGCCGCGTCAACACAGTGAAGTTCTTACCGTGGGTGAACGACGGGATAATAACCGTGAGGTGAAATACGGCTTTACCCAAGAAGAGGCACTCGCAGAAGCGGAACGCTGTATGCGTTGTTATTATATCGCGATGGTAGCGCACTAA
- a CDS encoding NADH-ubiquinone oxidoreductase subunit E family protein — MKRYDLRHLKGAFENRMVEILKEEKEPKEVLIFLFEIGDFSPIQRSADVVKENGFELVNSLKFNEVDWTIVVKLKD; from the coding sequence ATGAAACGTTACGACCTTCGTCACCTAAAAGGTGCTTTTGAAAACCGCATGGTTGAGATTTTAAAAGAAGAGAAAGAGCCAAAAGAGGTTTTAATTTTCTTGTTTGAGATCGGTGATTTTTCCCCTATTCAGCGTTCAGCCGATGTGGTCAAAGAGAACGGATTTGAACTTGTAAACTCATTGAAATTCAATGAAGTCGATTGGACCATCGTGGTCAAGCTTAAGGACTAA